From Flavobacterium arcticum, the proteins below share one genomic window:
- a CDS encoding RluA family pseudouridine synthase, with protein MKIISDKNNLQVLYEDNHIIAVNKRVGDIVQGDKTGDKPLSDVVKEYIKDKYNKPGDVFLGVVHRLDRPTTGIIVFARTSKALTRLNDLFKNRETQKTYWAAVKKKPDTEKGTLIHYLVRNEKNNTSKAHTKEVPNSKTASLDFTIIRVLKTFSILEINLHTGRHHQIRAQLSAIGSPIKGDLKYGFDRSNPNGGIHLHARKLFFIHPVSKEELTITAPLPDDAVWNAV; from the coding sequence ATGAAAATTATTTCTGATAAAAATAACCTACAAGTATTATATGAAGATAATCATATCATTGCTGTAAACAAGCGTGTAGGCGACATAGTACAAGGCGATAAAACTGGCGACAAACCACTTAGCGATGTAGTTAAGGAATATATTAAAGATAAATATAATAAGCCTGGAGATGTTTTCTTAGGAGTTGTGCATCGGTTAGATAGACCCACTACAGGTATCATAGTTTTTGCACGTACATCAAAAGCCCTTACAAGACTTAACGACTTATTTAAAAACCGTGAAACCCAAAAAACCTATTGGGCTGCCGTTAAGAAAAAACCAGATACCGAAAAGGGAACGCTGATTCATTACCTTGTTCGTAATGAAAAGAATAATACATCAAAAGCACATACTAAAGAAGTGCCCAATAGTAAAACTGCAAGCCTTGATTTTACTATAATACGAGTACTAAAAACCTTTAGTATTTTAGAGATAAATTTACACACAGGGCGACATCATCAAATAAGGGCGCAGCTTTCGGCTATTGGTTCACCCATAAAAGGTGATCTTAAATATGGTTTTGACAGGAGTAACCCTAATGGAGGTATTCACTTACATGCACGCAAATTATTTTTTATACACCCTGTATCAAAAGAAGAACTAACAATTACTGCTCCACTACCTGATGATGCAGTATGGAATGCTGTATAA
- the panB gene encoding 3-methyl-2-oxobutanoate hydroxymethyltransferase: MSTAKKDYKRVTTKSLIEMKANGEKISMLTAYDYTMAKIVDTAGIDVILVGDSASNVMAGHETTLPITLDQMIYHASSVVRATQRALVVVDLPFGSYQSDPKEALRSSIRIMKESGGHAVKMEGGSEIKDSIKKILHAGIPVMGHLGLTPQSIYKFGTYTVRAKENAEAEKLIEDAKMLERIGCFAVVLEKIPAQLAQKVAESISIPVIGIGAGGGVDGQVLVIHDMLGMNNEFNPRFLRRYMNLFEGMTTAISQYVTDVKSKDFPNETEQY, from the coding sequence ATGTCAACTGCAAAGAAGGATTATAAAAGAGTTACTACAAAGTCGTTAATTGAAATGAAAGCCAACGGCGAAAAAATATCGATGCTTACGGCTTATGATTATACTATGGCAAAAATAGTAGATACTGCCGGAATAGATGTTATACTAGTGGGCGACTCTGCATCTAATGTAATGGCAGGGCACGAAACTACACTACCCATAACGTTAGACCAAATGATATATCATGCCTCATCAGTAGTAAGAGCAACACAAAGAGCACTTGTAGTAGTCGATCTTCCTTTTGGTAGTTATCAATCAGATCCTAAAGAAGCACTTCGTTCTTCTATACGAATCATGAAAGAAAGTGGTGGGCATGCTGTAAAAATGGAAGGCGGAAGCGAAATAAAAGACTCTATTAAGAAGATACTTCATGCAGGTATACCTGTTATGGGGCATTTGGGGTTAACCCCACAATCTATCTATAAATTTGGTACTTATACTGTAAGAGCTAAAGAAAATGCTGAAGCCGAAAAACTTATAGAAGATGCTAAAATGCTAGAAAGAATAGGTTGCTTTGCTGTAGTGTTAGAAAAAATACCAGCACAACTGGCTCAAAAGGTTGCCGAAAGTATTTCTATCCCTGTAATAGGTATTGGTGCAGGTGGCGGTGTAGACGGTCAGGTACTTGTTATACATGATATGCTGGGTATGAATAATGAGTTTAATCCACGTTTCTTACGTAGATATATGAATTTATTTGAAGGCATGACAACAGCTATATCTCAATATGTTACTGATGTAAAATCGAAAGATTTTCCTAACGAAACAGAGCAGTACTAA
- a CDS encoding nuclear transport factor 2 family protein has protein sequence MKRIVLLLALFVTIIVSAQKNDIKSTIVTFFKGMHTADTLKIKSVCSNTIILQSISEMNGEGNLTTNTAEEFYNSIATIPQNIKIEERLLRYDIQIDGAMAHVWTPYEFYINDKLSHTGVNSFTLFKDNGTWKIVSIIDTRRKKQE, from the coding sequence ATGAAAAGAATAGTACTGTTATTAGCACTTTTTGTAACTATAATAGTTAGTGCTCAGAAGAACGATATAAAAAGTACAATTGTTACTTTTTTTAAAGGTATGCATACTGCCGATACTTTAAAAATAAAATCGGTTTGTAGTAATACAATAATATTACAATCAATATCTGAAATGAATGGAGAAGGTAATCTTACTACAAATACCGCCGAGGAGTTTTATAATTCAATTGCCACAATTCCTCAAAATATTAAGATAGAGGAGAGGTTATTGCGCTATGATATACAAATAGATGGCGCTATGGCACATGTATGGACTCCTTATGAATTTTATATAAATGATAAATTAAGCCACACTGGGGTAAACTCTTTTACATTATTTAAAGATAATGGTACTTGGAAAATTGTTAGTATAATAGATACAAGACGTAAAAAACAAGAGTAA
- a CDS encoding L-serine ammonia-lyase codes for MNECISVFDMLKIGVGPSSSHTLGPWRGAERLLEELREEGIFNTVNRIKVDLYGSLSLTGKGHATDLAVMLGLTGADPEYIPVEDIDGIIKTISSTNILLLGNEKEITFNPDTDIVFNKDFLEFHSNGFRFTAYTTDSEYVSTFYSIGGGFVVKEERTVAKEKKEIRRSFPYPMDKASELLTYTQTLNKSISEVVYENEKSIRSEDEIHHELMRVWDTMLECMYTGCHTEGTLPGGLNVRRRAYDMHQKMIGDIPYNSPQEWLQVIRKTEVKFRQILKWVSCFALSVNEVNAALGRVVTAPTNGSAGVIPSVLMYYMVIENHDANEEHIKQFLLVAGKIGTIFKKGATISAAMGGCQAEIGVSSAMAAAALCEVMGGTPEQALIAAEIAMEHHLGLTCDPIAGLVQVPCIERNTMGAIKAINAAELALETDPKNVKVPLDKVVNTMWETAKDMNNKYKETSEGGLAITVNLADC; via the coding sequence ATGAACGAATGTATTTCTGTTTTCGATATGCTTAAAATTGGTGTAGGACCATCAAGTTCTCACACATTAGGTCCTTGGCGTGGAGCCGAACGCTTGCTTGAAGAGCTTCGTGAGGAAGGTATTTTTAATACGGTAAATCGTATAAAAGTAGATTTATATGGTTCATTATCACTTACAGGTAAAGGTCATGCTACTGACTTGGCTGTTATGCTTGGTTTAACTGGTGCAGATCCTGAATATATACCTGTCGAGGATATAGATGGCATTATCAAAACTATTAGCAGCACCAATATATTACTATTAGGGAACGAAAAAGAAATTACCTTTAATCCTGACACAGATATTGTTTTTAATAAAGATTTCCTTGAATTCCACTCTAATGGGTTTAGGTTTACAGCCTATACTACTGATTCAGAATATGTTTCCACATTCTACTCTATAGGAGGTGGTTTTGTAGTTAAAGAAGAACGTACGGTTGCTAAAGAGAAAAAAGAAATAAGACGCTCTTTTCCTTATCCTATGGATAAAGCAAGTGAGTTATTAACCTATACACAAACGCTAAATAAAAGTATTTCGGAAGTTGTTTACGAAAATGAAAAATCTATTCGTAGTGAAGATGAAATACACCATGAATTAATGCGAGTATGGGATACTATGCTAGAGTGTATGTACACAGGCTGTCATACCGAAGGAACACTACCTGGTGGTCTAAATGTGCGAAGACGTGCTTATGACATGCACCAAAAAATGATTGGCGATATACCTTATAACTCTCCGCAAGAATGGCTACAAGTAATACGTAAAACAGAAGTAAAGTTTAGACAAATATTAAAATGGGTTTCTTGTTTTGCCCTATCGGTAAATGAAGTTAATGCCGCTTTAGGACGTGTAGTAACTGCTCCTACTAATGGTAGTGCAGGCGTAATACCATCGGTACTAATGTACTATATGGTTATTGAAAACCACGATGCTAATGAAGAGCATATAAAACAATTCTTATTAGTCGCTGGTAAAATTGGTACTATCTTTAAAAAAGGAGCTACCATATCAGCAGCTATGGGCGGATGTCAGGCAGAAATTGGCGTTTCATCAGCTATGGCAGCCGCAGCATTATGTGAAGTAATGGGAGGAACTCCAGAACAAGCGCTTATAGCAGCCGAAATTGCTATGGAACATCACTTAGGGCTCACCTGCGACCCTATTGCAGGACTAGTACAAGTACCTTGTATAGAACGTAATACTATGGGGGCTATTAAAGCTATTAACGCAGCTGAACTAGCACTAGAAACTGACCCTAAAAATGTAAAAGTACCATTAGATAAAGTAGTAAACACAATGTGGGAGACAGCAAAAGATATGAATAATAAATACAAAGAAACATCCGAAGGAGGGCTTGCCATAACTGTTAATCTTGCTGACTGTTAA
- a CDS encoding endonuclease gives MKQFYTLTLSLLALATFAQDGAPASPYYDGFNFEQTGTSLKNALASKITTTHVNNLTYQELENALMIVDLDPEDNSNTNLLLVYGFSDNMCPASTSDDEDHRRRNKNFDDNGTADPCLWNREHTYPKALGNPDLGTSGPGADAHHVRASDKKRNADRNNDKYFDGTGNSFESGQSWYPGDEWKGDVARMMMYMYLRYGSQCLPTNVGVGTPVASDANMIDLFLEWNAEDPVSEYEDNRNTYLGNANNAYGQGNRNPFIDNPYLATQIWGGPVAEDRWATAATDNFFATHLSVYPNPAIDHEVNIYSETVLEEIQLINLNGQLIQYIEQPKAENNTYTVDNLPQGFYILRVTSGNQSATKKVIVN, from the coding sequence ATGAAACAGTTTTATACACTAACATTATCATTATTAGCATTAGCAACATTTGCACAAGATGGTGCCCCTGCATCTCCGTATTATGACGGGTTTAATTTTGAGCAAACAGGAACATCTCTTAAAAATGCACTAGCTAGTAAAATAACTACTACACACGTTAACAATTTAACTTATCAAGAGTTAGAAAATGCTTTAATGATAGTAGATCTTGATCCTGAAGATAACTCTAACACTAACTTACTTTTAGTATATGGTTTCAGTGACAATATGTGTCCTGCATCTACTAGTGATGATGAAGATCATAGAAGAAGAAATAAAAATTTTGATGACAACGGTACAGCCGATCCTTGTCTTTGGAATAGAGAGCACACCTACCCTAAAGCACTTGGTAATCCAGATTTAGGCACAAGTGGTCCTGGTGCTGATGCTCATCATGTAAGAGCTAGCGATAAAAAGCGTAATGCTGACAGAAACAATGATAAGTATTTTGATGGTACAGGAAATTCATTTGAAAGTGGACAATCTTGGTACCCAGGAGATGAATGGAAAGGTGACGTTGCTCGTATGATGATGTATATGTATCTTCGTTATGGTTCTCAGTGTTTACCAACTAATGTAGGAGTGGGTACACCTGTAGCTTCTGATGCTAACATGATCGATTTATTTTTAGAATGGAATGCCGAAGATCCTGTATCTGAGTATGAAGATAACAGAAATACTTATCTAGGTAATGCAAATAATGCTTATGGGCAGGGTAACCGTAATCCTTTTATAGATAACCCATATCTTGCTACACAAATTTGGGGGGGTCCTGTTGCCGAAGACCGATGGGCTACCGCTGCAACTGATAATTTTTTCGCTACACACCTTTCGGTATATCCTAACCCTGCTATAGACCATGAGGTTAATATATACAGCGAAACAGTACTTGAAGAAATTCAACTAATAAACCTTAACGGTCAGCTTATACAATACATAGAGCAGCCAAAAGCTGAAAATAACACCTATACAGTAGATAATTTACCACAAGGGTTTTATATCCTGAGAGTAACATCGGGTAACCAATCGGCTACTAAAAAAGTGATTGTAAATTAA